GGAACTGCTCCAAAGATCGGTATTGTCGGCGTTGGAGGTTTGGGCCATCTTGCGCTCCAGTTCGCTCACGCACTTGGGTATGAAGTCACGGCTATTTCCTCATCTCCAAAGAAAAAGGAGGAAGCGCTTGCCTTCGGTGCAGACCACTTCATTGATTCAAACGACCGAGATAGCTTGCGAAGGGTTGAGTTCGAGTACGACTTGCTACTATGTACATCGAGCGGCGGGCTTAGCTGGTTTTCATTGTTGGAGACTCTAAAGAAAAGAGGAAAGATGGTCTTGGTTGGTTTCCCAATGATTGACTTAAAACCAATTGATATTGTGTCGCACGAGCTTTCGATCACTGGCTCGTTCCTGGGAAACCGCGCTATAATGAAGGAAGTATTGGAGTTCGCGCAGGCACAGGGCATTACGCCCAAAGTTGAGCTGATGCCCATGTCTCAAGTAAATGAGGCGCTTCAACGAGTTAAGGAGAACAAGGCACGCTATCGGATCGTTTTGGTTAATGAGGGAGCAGAGTCGTAAGTCAGTTTACACAACCAACCTGGTATATATTGAAGCGTTGAGACCGTCATTTTCGCTATAATAACAAAGCGAATTTACACAAAAATCGTTTGGTTCGTTATTTTCGTTACTTCCGCTAATACCGCTTGCCGTGATGCGGAAAGCGTTTGGCGTATAGCGTCCATCGTCTTGACATTCAATTCATATACTCTAAAATAGCTCAGCGTAGATTTGGGAGGAGGTATTATGAGGCGTATGTTAATTATTGTTACTCTATTTTCATTGTTGATAAACTGCAGCTATTCTCTACAAAAATACAGGATCTACGAGCGGGGTGAGATTATTACTCTTCATGAAAGTGTGGGAGAATGCATCGATGTCAGAGAACGACAAGAGTACGATCTGTTTCCCCTTGTCAGCGATTTCGTGGAGGCACGCTTCTACGATATTCCAAATAGTGGATGTGAAATCAGGTTGATGACAGACATGGGAGATTTCAGAGGAGAGTTCAGAGTAACGAGTAGAGATCCGCTCACTGTGGATATATTGAGTGAGTACATCAATACGTCGAAAGAATCTGCGTTTTCAAAGAAGGATTTTGAAACGAAATGGCGCATACTTGATTATGATAGCGTCGGCCTGCCGATTACGGAAATCGAGGTCAATCGCGTAAGGAGGAAGAATTTCAGGTATATTTTTGGTGGCGTCGGTCTCGTTACGGGTGGTTTCTTCGGCTATTTCATAATTGCCTCAACACTTGGGGAGGATTGGGTACTTTCATGGCCTGGAGCACTAATAGGAAGCGTAGCAGGATGGATAACGGGTTGGAAAACAGTGGGTAAAGATATTGATGAGAAGGAGGCAATCAAGGCGATAAAACGAGCGCGCCAGCCGGTGTTGGTGAATTAGCGAGAAAGCATATTGTATAATAAAGGAGGAGATATGCTGTGTAAAAGAACGGTGGTATTTGTAACGCTTGTTTGTTTTGTAGTATGCACACACGGATGCTATACAGCTCGTGAGATCTCAATACAGGAGTTAGAAGAAAAACCAGAATACACGATTCATAAAATTGTCACGAAAAATAATGAAATCTACGAATTCCGTGATGGTGGACAATTGATCGACGATGTGATTGTAGGTTACGTTGAGGATGGGAGATTCATAGAAATTCCTGTTGAGGAGGTCAAGACCGTATACATCGGGAAATTTGGAGTCTCGAAGACCGGTAAGCAGATTGTGGTTGGATGTCTGGCCGTTGCAGCGATTGGTGGAATAGTGGGTATGATTGTGCTTATTAGTGCTCTGAATGATCTTCCTGAATCATGTCCATTTATCCATTCGTGTAACGGCACGAAATATATTCTGGACGGTGAGCCTTACGGTGGTGCTGTTTGTCAGGGGCTGCAGCGTACTGATTATTGCCGCTTGGAAAACCTGAAGCCCGTTGAGGGCGAATACCGTATTCTGCTTGCCAATGAATTGAATGAAATTCAATATACTGACGAGTTCAAACTCTTGATTGTCGATCACTCGAAGGATGTAACAGTATGTCAGGATGCAGATGGTCATTTTTATACGCTGGGCGATATGCGGAAGCCTTTGCATATCACTGATGCGGATGGTCATGACCAGTACCAATTGCTCTCTGCCGAAGATTGTTTGCTGTGGACATCCAGCCTTGATCATAGAGAGATAGATGCATCGAAACACCTGCGGGATACTCTTTTCATTAATTTCCCGAGGCCATGTCAACATGATAAAGCCAAGCTCATCGTTAGCGGCTGTAATACGATATGGGGTTCCCACATGCTGAGGCAAATGGTTAGTCTTTTCGGTAATCAGACTACAACATGGTATGAAGAGATGATGACTGCGCAATGGCAGCAAATGATTGAGGAATGGAACGACCAAGTTGAACTGTATCAGCTGCAGGTCTATGTGCGGGAGGAAGACGGATGGACGCACCGAGGTGAGATCATGGGTGGAGGACCTTTTGTGTCTGAGACCCGGGTCGTTCCGCTTGATTTGACACGTGTGGAGGGAGATTCAGTGATGATACGTTTGATGCCACCATCGGGATTCTGGCAATTCAACATGTTTTCCATTGAGTACTCAGAAGATTTGCCCATACAAGTCCAGGAGGTTTCGGCAACAGAAGCTACAGCACATGACGGTAGAGATGTTCGTGACAAACTGGAAAGCACAGATGCTGAATACTATGTGATGCCCGAGACTGGCCAACAAGCGTACCTGGTCTTCCCTGCTCCTGAATTACGTCCAGATCTGAAAAGAACGATTTATGCGAAAGTGTCGGGCTATTACGATTTGAAGATAGAAACGGAGGAGCCTCCACAATACGCTGAGATATACAGGATATTAACAGAACCTGATTATGGTGTGACCTTTTCGAACGAAGAGTACCTTAGAATTATTAACCAGCACGCATCTTCGCAATAACAGGCGTAGTAAGTAAGTCATAAGTCAACACCACCAACCTGTCGTAGATCCTGCCGCAGGTAAGGGCTATATTTTGGATTGTTGAGACTGTTATTATCGTTAATCTCGCTAAATAACGATACTTGATGCTCGAGACTTGATGCTGGATAAAAGATCGTTACTTTCGTTTGGTTCGCTATTATCGTTAGTTTCGTTTAGATGCTCAGCTTCTAGTATTCGTAGCCTCTCAATTTCAGTTTTGTTGTAACCTCTTACCATCTTATCTTCCGAGGTTCTGCTTTTGATTGTTCTCAACTTCTGAGTCTCTGAGCTTCCGAAGTTCCGTCGTTCTCAGCTTCTGAGGTTCAGGGGTTCTTAGCTTCCTGTCGTTAGGCGTCGTACATGCAACAATATCACGCTTTCTTACGTATAACTTACTATACAGGTATAGTTGACCTACGTGAGGAGGAGTGATGGAGTTGGCGATCAATAGTCTTTCCAAGACATATCCTAATGGCGTTCAGGCGCTCAAGAACGTTTCCCTGAACATTTCGACCGGCATGTTCGGGCTGCTCGGACCGAACGGTGCGGGAAAATCAACGCTCATGCGCACCATTGCAACCCTGCAGGAGGCGGATGAGGGGACGATCCAGCTTAATGGTATCGACGTGCTCAAAGAAAAGCATAAGGTCAGAGAGTTGCTTGGCTATTTACCACAGGAATTCGGCATCTACCCAGAGGTAACTGCCGAGCATATGCTCGACCATATTGCCGTACTCAAGGGCATTCATAATAAGAAAGAACGCAAAACTCTGATAAACGACCTGCTACACCAAACCAATCTGTGGGACCTGCGCAGGACGCGTCTCGGTGAGTTTTCCGGCGGTACGAAGCAACGGTTCGGCATTGCTCAGGCACTGCTCGGCAATCCCCAGCTGGTCATTGTCGATGAGCCGACTGCTGGTCTTGACCCCCAGGAGAGAAACCGTTTTCACAATATCCTTAGTGAGATCGGAGAGCATGTGGTGGTGATCCTCTCGACCCATATAGTCGATGATGTGAGCGAACTCTGCACGAACATGGCGATAATCCATGAGGGAGAACTTCTGCTTACAGCCGAGCCGCTCAAGGCAATGAATGAGTTGAAGGGGAAGATCTGGTCAAAGGTGATTTCCAAGAAGGAATTTCCCGAGTACGGGAAAAAATTCGAGATCGTCATGACACGGCTGTTTGCCGGAAAGATCGTGATCCACGTCTTGAGCGACAACCGACCAGACGACACGTTCAAGATGGTGGAGCCTGAACTGGAAGACGTCTATTTCACGACCATAAACAAAAATTCAGCGCCGGTTACGGCATAACCGCGGGGACCGCCATGTTCCGCGAGATATTTTTATTTGAACTAAAGTACCGGTTCACGAGAGTATCCACATATATCTACTTCATCATGTTCTTTGCGTTCGCTTTTTTCGCGACGATCTCGGTCGGCGGTGCGTTCCGGGGCGCCAATGTCGTTATCGGTGGTGCCGGTGAGGGCAAGGTGCTTGCCAATGCCCCTTACGCAGTCGGTTTGCTCATCTCAATGCTGGTATACTTCGGTATGCTGGTGATCGCAGCGGTCATGGGAAATGCCGGGTACCGCGATTTCCAGCGCGATACGCATTCTTTCTTTTTTTCTTATCCCATAAGTAAAGCGGATTATTTCTGCGGACGCTTCCTTGGCGCGTTCGTCGTGCTCTTCGCCATCTTTCTGAGCGTCGGTATCGGTGCTATCGTTGGCAGCCTGATGCCGTTCGTCATGCCCGAGAAATTCGCGCCGTTTCGCCTCATCGTTTACATTCAACCATACTTGATCCATGTGTTGCCCAACCTATTCTTCAGTGGTGCCGTTTTCTTTGCTCTGGCGGTCACGCAAAGAAAACGCATGCCTGTTTTCGTTGCCTGCGTTGCCATTCTTGTGGGCTATCTCATGTCGGCTAACCTACTCATGAACCTCGAAGCCAAGGTTTTTGCGAGTGTCATCGACCCGTTCGGTGCGAATACGGCAAGGTATATTACTGAATACTGGTCGGTTGCCGAAAAGAATACCCTGCTCATGCCACTCAGCGGGGTCGTATTATGGAACCGTGTTTTATGGAGCGCGATCGGTGTGGCAATGCTCGTGTTCGGATATATGAAGTTTAAGCCGACATTTGTGACGTCTGAGCGGAAAAAGAGATCAGAAGCCGTTGAGGCGCAAGAGCCTGAAGTCTCAACGTCATACATGGCATTGCCGGCTGTAACCAGACAGTTTTCAATGGGCGCTGGCATACGTCAACTACTCGGGCAGATAAAGATCGAATTTTTCGGCATCGTCAAGAACCTCTATTTTATCGTAATCGTCGCACTCGGGGTCGGTTTCATCATGGTGGTGGGTTTTGAGAACATTGGACAGATCTACGGCGCGACCACATACCCCGTTACATACGAAGTGCTTGAGCTCACCGCCGGCACATTTACTCTGTTCATGGTCGTTATCATCGTGCTGTTTTCCGGTGAACTTGTATGGCGCGAGCGTGACAAAAATGTTGCGCAGATATACGATTCTTTGCCGGTTCCGGATTGGCTCTCGTTCTTATCAAAACTTAGTGCACTTGCACTGGTCACGGCAGTGCTTTTGTTCGTGGTCATGCTGTGCGGGATATTCATACAGGCGGTTCTTGGCTATTACAACTTTGAAATCGGTCAATATTTGAAAGAATTGTATGGGTTGCGCTTCATCGAACTGGTGTGGTACTGTGTCCTGGCGTTGTTCGTCCAGGTGCTGGTCAATAACAAGTACATCGGTCATTTTGTCATGGTCGCTTTCTACATAATCATCATTTCAGCGATAGGTTTCGGACTGCAGCACAGCCTGTACTTGTTCGCCGAAGGGCCTGGTTATACGTATTCAGACATGAACGGCTATGGTCATTACCTGTCGTCGGCAGTGTGGATCAGACTGTACTGGACTGCTTTTTCCCTTCTCCTCGCGCTCGCTGCGAATCTTTTCTGGGTGCGGGGGCAGGAAGCGAACGTGAGAATCCGTCTGCAACATTTTTTGCAGAGGTTCGCTCCAGGTAAGCGTATCGCGGCAACTATTTTCTTGTTTGTTTTTATCGCAACCGGCGGGTTCATTTATTACAACACAAACGTGCTGAACGCGTACAGGATCAATAAGCACGTTAAGTATGATAAGGCCGAGTATGAAAAACGCTACAGTAAGTTCCACGGCATCGCGCAGCCGCGCATAACCGATGTAAAGACGCATGTCGATATTTACGCGAGTGAACGGAGAGTTCGTATCACTGGAGATTATTCACTGCAGAACCGGACATACATGCCGATCGATTCCGTGCACATACTTCTGCAGCATGAGCCGGTTGCGCAGAATATCGTTTTCAGAAGGCCTTTTACTGTGGCTCTTGAGGATGATAAGTATGGATACTATATATATAAATTCGAAGAACCGCTCATGCCCGGCGATACTACGACATTGACTTTTCATCTGGAATACACGGAAAGGGGTTTTAAGAATAATAACCCGAACGTTGATATCGTGTACAATGGAACTTTCATTAACAATCAAGATTACTTCCCACGCATCGGTTATAACCGGGAGCTCGAACTGGT
This genomic interval from candidate division WOR-3 bacterium contains the following:
- a CDS encoding NAD(P)-dependent alcohol dehydrogenase; protein product: MKTVESPSTIRAYVAMERGKTLELKSLEAPKLGDNDVRVSVTHCGVCHTDVSAIDDYYDITNYPFVPGHEVVGYISEVGRAASGFKEGDRVGVGWQGRSCMKCEWCLKGEEQLCMDIVKSATWDPYGGFSSSIIADSRFTYQLPQAMRPEVAAVLLCAGVTVYSPLRTYAKKGTAPKIGIVGVGGLGHLALQFAHALGYEVTAISSSPKKKEEALAFGADHFIDSNDRDSLRRVEFEYDLLLCTSSGGLSWFSLLETLKKRGKMVLVGFPMIDLKPIDIVSHELSITGSFLGNRAIMKEVLEFAQAQGITPKVELMPMSQVNEALQRVKENKARYRIVLVNEGAES
- a CDS encoding ABC transporter ATP-binding protein — its product is MELAINSLSKTYPNGVQALKNVSLNISTGMFGLLGPNGAGKSTLMRTIATLQEADEGTIQLNGIDVLKEKHKVRELLGYLPQEFGIYPEVTAEHMLDHIAVLKGIHNKKERKTLINDLLHQTNLWDLRRTRLGEFSGGTKQRFGIAQALLGNPQLVIVDEPTAGLDPQERNRFHNILSEIGEHVVVILSTHIVDDVSELCTNMAIIHEGELLLTAEPLKAMNELKGKIWSKVISKKEFPEYGKKFEIVMTRLFAGKIVIHVLSDNRPDDTFKMVEPELEDVYFTTINKNSAPVTA
- a CDS encoding ABC transporter permease; amino-acid sequence: MFFAFAFFATISVGGAFRGANVVIGGAGEGKVLANAPYAVGLLISMLVYFGMLVIAAVMGNAGYRDFQRDTHSFFFSYPISKADYFCGRFLGAFVVLFAIFLSVGIGAIVGSLMPFVMPEKFAPFRLIVYIQPYLIHVLPNLFFSGAVFFALAVTQRKRMPVFVACVAILVGYLMSANLLMNLEAKVFASVIDPFGANTARYITEYWSVAEKNTLLMPLSGVVLWNRVLWSAIGVAMLVFGYMKFKPTFVTSERKKRSEAVEAQEPEVSTSYMALPAVTRQFSMGAGIRQLLGQIKIEFFGIVKNLYFIVIVALGVGFIMVVGFENIGQIYGATTYPVTYEVLELTAGTFTLFMVVIIVLFSGELVWRERDKNVAQIYDSLPVPDWLSFLSKLSALALVTAVLLFVVMLCGIFIQAVLGYYNFEIGQYLKELYGLRFIELVWYCVLALFVQVLVNNKYIGHFVMVAFYIIIISAIGFGLQHSLYLFAEGPGYTYSDMNGYGHYLSSAVWIRLYWTAFSLLLALAANLFWVRGQEANVRIRLQHFLQRFAPGKRIAATIFLFVFIATGGFIYYNTNVLNAYRINKHVKYDKAEYEKRYSKFHGIAQPRITDVKTHVDIYASERRVRITGDYSLQNRTYMPIDSVHILLQHEPVAQNIVFRRPFTVALEDDKYGYYIYKFEEPLMPGDTTTLTFHLEYTERGFKNNNPNVDIVYNGTFINNQDYFPRIGYNRELELVEDHERKQYELEPRQRMAPVDDRQARMNNYVSYDGDWISLDAVVSTDRDQIGIAPGYLVEEWEDEDRNYYRYVMDHRFINLYGFLSGRYEVRRDAWHDVSIEVYYNKGHEYNIDRFIHSIKRSLEYFTEHFGPYQHRLVRVVEFPRYQEFAQSLTATIPYSEGIGFIARIDEDDVDYPFALTAHEVAHQWWAHQLVSADVRGATVMSEVLSQYSSLMVCRQEFSEKLVRKLLEHELDSYLRSRGNERLKEVPLMLVENQGYLHYRKGMVVMNALQDYIGEERLNRALADYLRAFAYQEPPFTNSVEFLGYIRQVVPDSLQYIVTDMFETITLYENKAAEATYEPLDNGKYRVHVSVSAHKMRADELGNEVEIPIRDYIDIGVLGEDDAELYLSKHLIDKPEMEFTIVVDEKPVRAGIDPYHKLIDRLIADNTMKVAER